One part of the Streptomyces lienomycini genome encodes these proteins:
- a CDS encoding cation:proton antiporter: protein MSTTELGPAFFLAVVVILVVCRVVSRLLQTVGQPPVVGEMLAGVVLGPSVLGALLPGVESALFPTELRPVLYVVGQIGLVAFMFHVGWDFRADRLRGVARPAGLVSAAGLVVPLLLGVVLIAAVGERTGALAPDVSVTVSGLFVGVALAVTAFPMLARIIAERNLAKTRFGALSLGAGAVDDAAAWVLLAGVFGIAGGSAGKISVAVAGGCGLVAVMAVSVRLRARATLLAERTGPDQLLLALVGVLFLVAWYTDVVGLYAVFGAFSLGVVFPRSPRLDDTVRTLQPVGAVFVPLFFTYSGLNTDFTLLGSGPVLLFTAGCVVVAVVGKFGACWLAARAAGEPNPVALRVGALMNARGLMQLVALNLGLAAGIVTQAMFSALVVVAITTTVMATPLLALLDRRDRLRTGRPREAVVTGGT, encoded by the coding sequence ATGAGCACCACGGAACTGGGCCCCGCCTTCTTCCTGGCGGTCGTCGTGATCCTCGTCGTCTGCCGGGTCGTCAGCAGGTTGCTGCAGACCGTCGGTCAACCACCGGTCGTCGGTGAGATGCTCGCCGGCGTGGTGCTGGGCCCGTCGGTCCTGGGTGCCCTGCTGCCCGGTGTCGAGTCGGCGCTCTTCCCCACGGAACTGCGGCCGGTGCTGTACGTCGTGGGGCAGATCGGGCTCGTGGCGTTCATGTTCCACGTCGGCTGGGACTTCCGCGCGGACCGGCTCCGGGGCGTCGCCCGCCCGGCCGGGCTGGTGTCGGCGGCGGGGCTGGTGGTGCCGCTGCTGCTCGGTGTGGTGCTCATCGCCGCCGTCGGCGAACGCACCGGCGCGCTCGCCCCGGACGTCTCGGTGACCGTGTCGGGCCTGTTCGTCGGCGTCGCGCTGGCGGTGACGGCGTTCCCCATGCTGGCCAGGATCATCGCCGAACGGAACCTGGCGAAGACCCGGTTCGGCGCCCTGTCCCTCGGTGCCGGAGCGGTCGACGACGCCGCGGCCTGGGTCCTGCTCGCCGGGGTCTTCGGCATCGCGGGCGGCAGTGCCGGGAAGATCTCGGTGGCCGTCGCCGGAGGCTGCGGCCTGGTCGCGGTGATGGCCGTGTCGGTGCGGCTGCGCGCCCGGGCGACGCTGCTCGCCGAGCGGACGGGGCCCGACCAGCTCCTGCTCGCGCTGGTCGGCGTACTGTTCCTGGTCGCCTGGTACACCGACGTGGTCGGACTGTACGCCGTGTTCGGCGCGTTCAGTCTCGGCGTCGTCTTCCCCCGCTCACCGCGCCTCGACGACACGGTGCGGACACTGCAGCCCGTGGGCGCGGTCTTCGTGCCGCTGTTCTTCACCTACTCGGGGCTGAACACCGACTTCACCCTGCTGGGTTCGGGCCCGGTGCTGCTGTTCACCGCGGGGTGCGTGGTGGTCGCGGTCGTCGGCAAGTTCGGCGCCTGCTGGCTCGCGGCGCGGGCGGCGGGCGAGCCCAACCCGGTCGCCCTGCGGGTCGGGGCTCTGATGAACGCGCGCGGCCTGATGCAGTTGGTCGCCCTCAACCTGGGGCTGGCGGCGGGCATCGTGACGCAGGCGATGTTCAGCGCCCTCGTGGTGGTCGCCATCACGACGACCGTGATGGCGACACCGCTGCTGGCCCTGCTGGACCGCCGGGACCGCCTGCGCACCGGACGCCCGCGCGAGGCCGTCGTCACCGGCGGCACCTGA
- a CDS encoding cytochrome P450 — translation MVSGPGRPASWWLPRAVVALRVRVFEKVNGDRVVTLPNSTHGPEVFERVYAHPAVNGRSAGAGLSDLFWYWLAPGSDVHQEHLEPGERYDEVAATTRRILAGSSAGLAGAAGRAVADVLDTVPGTRVSLVRLRDLLMPAWAAFTYELVFGQACPPHARDLITAHADDVVSALKCTGLRHPRRRARLTAYLDDRVAAGEVPHRLPDSLSPSEQALYLQGTFFNTAVVQLSEATAHVLLALARHPEVQRRLVEHPDDDGYLTRVIDETLRLYPLFGIAHRITTGEVPLDDTTVLPTGSVVCFSYPDYQATGHERPDAFDPDRWSDPAARKSRYIPFGVAANRPCPAWRVSPIVLRAAVREVLVRFRLDSTASHTRSNPHRAPCLLIPRPLAPGRRRLAALRRFVRLRDGVEDVTRGLRQLVLGTVMVLHARWLRPAARHFEEPRTGRCPVVHHEESNG, via the coding sequence GTGGTGAGCGGCCCGGGGCGGCCCGCCTCGTGGTGGCTGCCGCGCGCGGTGGTGGCGTTGCGCGTGCGCGTCTTCGAGAAGGTCAACGGCGACCGGGTGGTGACCCTGCCCAACTCCACCCATGGCCCCGAGGTGTTCGAGCGGGTGTACGCCCACCCCGCCGTGAACGGCCGCAGCGCGGGCGCGGGCCTGTCCGACCTGTTCTGGTACTGGCTCGCACCGGGCTCGGACGTGCACCAGGAGCACCTGGAGCCCGGGGAGCGCTACGACGAGGTCGCCGCGACGACGCGGCGCATCCTGGCCGGGTCGTCCGCCGGGCTCGCCGGGGCGGCCGGGCGGGCCGTCGCGGACGTCCTCGACACGGTGCCGGGCACCCGCGTCAGCCTGGTCCGGCTGCGCGACCTGCTGATGCCCGCGTGGGCCGCCTTCACCTACGAACTGGTCTTCGGCCAGGCGTGCCCGCCGCACGCCCGGGACCTGATCACCGCGCACGCCGACGACGTGGTCAGCGCCCTCAAGTGCACCGGGCTGCGGCACCCGCGCCGCCGGGCCCGGCTCACGGCGTACCTCGACGACCGGGTCGCCGCGGGCGAGGTGCCGCACCGGCTGCCGGACTCCCTGTCGCCGTCCGAGCAGGCGCTGTATCTGCAGGGGACGTTCTTCAACACGGCGGTCGTGCAGCTGTCCGAGGCCACCGCGCACGTCCTGCTCGCCCTGGCCCGCCACCCGGAGGTGCAGCGCCGCCTCGTGGAACACCCGGACGACGACGGGTACCTCACGCGGGTGATCGACGAAACGCTGCGCCTCTACCCGCTGTTCGGGATCGCCCATCGCATCACCACGGGCGAGGTACCGCTCGACGACACGACGGTGCTGCCGACCGGGTCCGTCGTCTGCTTCAGCTACCCCGACTACCAGGCCACGGGCCACGAACGGCCCGACGCTTTCGACCCGGACCGCTGGTCGGACCCCGCGGCCAGGAAGTCCCGGTACATCCCGTTCGGGGTGGCCGCCAACCGTCCCTGTCCCGCGTGGCGCGTGTCGCCGATCGTCCTGCGCGCCGCCGTGCGTGAGGTGCTGGTCCGGTTCCGGCTCGACTCGACGGCCTCGCACACCCGCTCCAACCCGCACCGCGCGCCCTGCCTGCTGATCCCCCGTCCGCTGGCCCCCGGCCGGCGCCGGCTGGCGGCCCTGCGCCGGTTCGTCCGGCTGCGCGACGGCGTGGAGGACGTCACCCGGGGCCTGCGTCAACTGGTCCTCGGCACCGTCATGGTGCTGCACGCCCGGTGGCTGCGCCCGGCGGCCCGGCACTTCGAGGAACCACGCACCGGACGCTGTCCGGTCGTCCACCACGAGGAGAGCAACGGATGA
- a CDS encoding alpha-hydroxy acid oxidase: MTLRELHDAARAALDPVRYDFVAGGAGEERALAANGRAFDRYALLPRVLRGAAERDTAVDLPGARRTAPVLVAPTAFHRLLHPGGERAAARAAAAEGAVLVTGVAATTSVAAVAAAAREADPDAAVWFLLYPHPRREVTEALVRRAEEAGCSALVVTADSPLLGRRTRDLRNGFTDLPPGYAAENMRDLPGAPPGALTDIPMHPAASWRDFAETVGMTSLPVWVKGVLHPEDARLAVGHGAAGVIVSNHGGRQCDAAAASLDCLPAVVDAVDGAVPVLLDGGVRRGGDVAVALALGAAAVGVGRPVLWGLAAAGEAGVREVLRTLLAEYDHTLALCGGRRNTDLGADMVVRGNAPW, from the coding sequence GTGACCCTCCGCGAGCTGCACGACGCGGCGCGGGCGGCGCTCGACCCCGTCCGCTACGACTTCGTGGCGGGCGGCGCGGGCGAGGAGCGCGCGCTGGCGGCCAACGGGCGGGCGTTCGACCGGTACGCGCTGCTGCCCCGCGTGCTGCGCGGTGCCGCCGAGCGGGACACCGCCGTCGATCTGCCGGGCGCCCGGCGGACGGCGCCGGTGCTGGTCGCGCCGACGGCGTTCCACCGGCTGCTGCACCCGGGCGGGGAGCGGGCGGCGGCGCGGGCCGCGGCGGCCGAGGGCGCCGTCCTGGTGACCGGCGTCGCCGCGACGACGTCGGTCGCCGCCGTCGCCGCGGCGGCCCGCGAGGCGGACCCGGACGCGGCGGTGTGGTTCCTGCTCTACCCGCACCCGCGCCGGGAGGTCACCGAGGCGCTGGTGCGGCGGGCGGAGGAGGCCGGCTGCTCGGCCCTGGTGGTCACCGCCGACTCGCCGCTCCTCGGGCGGCGCACCCGGGACCTGCGCAACGGGTTCACGGACCTGCCGCCCGGCTACGCCGCGGAGAACATGCGCGACCTGCCGGGCGCCCCGCCGGGCGCCCTCACCGACATCCCGATGCACCCTGCGGCGTCCTGGCGGGACTTCGCCGAGACGGTGGGTATGACCTCGCTGCCCGTGTGGGTCAAGGGCGTCCTGCACCCCGAGGACGCGCGGCTGGCCGTCGGGCACGGTGCGGCGGGCGTGATCGTCTCCAACCACGGGGGCCGCCAGTGCGATGCCGCCGCGGCGTCGCTCGACTGCCTGCCCGCGGTCGTCGACGCGGTCGACGGTGCGGTGCCGGTCCTCCTGGACGGCGGCGTACGCCGGGGCGGTGACGTGGCCGTCGCCCTCGCGCTGGGTGCGGCGGCCGTCGGCGTGGGGCGCCCGGTGCTGTGGGGGCTGGCCGCCGCGGGCGAGGCGGGCGTGCGCGAGGTGCTGCGGACACTGCTCGCGGAGTACGACCACACGCTCGCCCTGTGCGGCGGGCGCCGCAACACCGATCTCGGCGCCGACATGGTCGTGCGCGGGAACGCGCCGTGGTGA
- a CDS encoding NAD(P)-binding domain-containing protein, whose amino-acid sequence MSHDYLIIGAGPAGLQLASLLERDGADYLVLERGSVPGAFFTRFPRHRYLISNNKVHTGYDDPELRLRMDWNSLLSDDPELLFTRYSPRYFPPADDLVRYLADFADRTGVRVRYDTEVRHVTRDAEGFTVTDRDGTVYRARRLVVATGMPVPNVPSIPGVELAERYDTIDTDPAAYTDQRVLIIGRGNSAFETAENLMENAAVIHVAGSGSLRMAWRTHYVGHLRAVYNNFLDSYQLKSQNALLDGRVLDIGRDADGYRVQVAFERNGDVVKDLRYDRVIVATGFRCDVSVFDETCTPDLIVDGRFPDLTPLSESVNVPGLYFAGTLMQGRDFRKATTGFIHGFRYMVRALHRGLRQRHHQEPWPTAELGGSTERAVDAVIARVNRSSALWQQFDVLGDLLTLAPDGTLRYAEEVPVAHVPGAVAAGDFGDVEAHAVITLEYGKDHDLVDPFDVTAGRKSQYDVSGLDGRYLHPVVRWYRQGAFVAEHHLASNLENEWDSEEYHRAPLRTFLAAHRDTVAPVAP is encoded by the coding sequence ATGAGCCATGACTACCTGATCATCGGAGCGGGCCCCGCCGGCCTGCAACTCGCCTCGCTCCTGGAGCGGGACGGCGCGGACTACCTCGTCCTGGAGCGCGGCAGCGTCCCGGGCGCGTTCTTCACCCGGTTCCCCCGGCACCGGTACCTGATCTCGAACAACAAGGTGCACACCGGGTACGACGACCCGGAGCTGCGGCTGCGGATGGACTGGAACTCGCTGCTGAGCGACGACCCGGAGCTGCTGTTCACCCGCTACAGCCCCCGCTACTTCCCGCCCGCCGACGACCTGGTGCGCTACCTGGCGGACTTCGCCGACCGGACCGGGGTGCGGGTGCGGTACGACACCGAGGTCCGGCACGTCACCCGCGACGCCGAGGGGTTCACCGTCACCGACCGGGACGGGACCGTGTACCGGGCCAGGCGCCTGGTGGTCGCCACCGGCATGCCGGTGCCGAACGTGCCGTCGATCCCGGGTGTCGAACTGGCCGAGCGGTACGACACGATCGACACCGACCCGGCGGCCTACACCGATCAGCGGGTGCTGATCATCGGGCGGGGCAACTCCGCGTTCGAGACCGCCGAGAACCTGATGGAGAACGCGGCGGTCATCCACGTGGCCGGCTCGGGCTCGCTGCGCATGGCCTGGCGGACGCACTACGTGGGGCATCTGCGGGCGGTCTACAACAACTTCCTGGACAGCTACCAGCTCAAGTCCCAGAACGCCCTCCTCGACGGCCGGGTGCTCGACATCGGCCGGGACGCGGACGGGTACCGGGTCCAGGTCGCCTTCGAGCGGAACGGGGACGTGGTCAAGGACCTGCGCTACGACCGGGTGATCGTGGCCACCGGGTTCCGCTGCGACGTCTCGGTCTTCGACGAGACCTGCACACCGGACCTGATCGTCGACGGCCGCTTCCCGGATCTGACACCCCTGAGCGAGTCGGTCAACGTGCCCGGCCTGTACTTCGCCGGGACGCTGATGCAGGGCCGCGACTTCCGCAAGGCCACGACCGGTTTCATCCACGGCTTCCGCTACATGGTGCGGGCCCTGCACCGGGGACTGCGGCAACGCCACCACCAGGAGCCCTGGCCCACCGCGGAGTTGGGCGGGTCCACGGAGCGGGCCGTGGACGCCGTGATCGCCCGGGTCAACCGGTCCTCGGCCCTGTGGCAGCAGTTCGACGTCCTCGGCGATCTGCTGACGCTCGCCCCGGACGGCACGCTGCGCTACGCCGAGGAGGTCCCGGTCGCCCACGTGCCGGGCGCCGTCGCCGCCGGGGACTTCGGGGACGTCGAGGCGCACGCCGTGATCACCCTGGAGTACGGCAAGGACCACGACCTCGTCGACCCCTTCGACGTGACCGCCGGCCGCAAGTCCCAGTACGACGTCTCCGGCCTGGACGGCCGCTACCTGCACCCGGTCGTGCGCTGGTACCGGCAGGGCGCGTTCGTCGCCGAGCACCATCTCGCGTCGAACCTGGAGAACGAGTGGGACAGCGAGGAGTACCACCGCGCCCCGCTGCGGACGTTCCTCGCCGCCCACCGCGACACGGTGGCCCCGGTGGCGCCGTGA
- a CDS encoding aromatic amino acid ammonia-lyase, with amino-acid sequence MLTPTDTVALTAPPDAAALRRAALPVTVTVDEEARARVARGRRLFDALRRGPGGGDRRIYGADTGFGALVGYAGRADDADQCDNTLAHLGAGQGPDLPPEIVRAALLLRTRSLASGLSGVSTDVVDRLAAMFATTFTPAVPRYGSVGASGDLIPLAYATQALRGRGHAYLDGTRMPAGDALTAAGLSPLTLDGRDALALVNGTSVTTAALALALDSVRAAHRSLTALTCLLTDLLGCDTGFLDAGLLRAYGHPGAVEAGGRMRHTLEGAVPSGTRPLQEPYSIRCAPQLLGAAEDALRYVDGVVAADLDGVSDNPLFIPGTGTGTGTDAGTGTGIDRDDEAGRAVHGGNFFGQPAAFAADLLASVTAQLGNLAERQLDLLVDPARNGGLPPMLATEPGAQHGLQGVQLATTAFVAEIRRAATPAGMQSLPTNLHNQDVVPFGTQAALRAHDSAELLGLLCGSLALGLRQAAHVGARRTTAPRCGELLTVLADAIPPVDPDRPLAADVRAAARLLVRYVRP; translated from the coding sequence GTGCTCACTCCCACGGACACCGTCGCCCTCACCGCCCCTCCGGACGCCGCCGCCCTGCGCCGCGCGGCGCTCCCCGTCACCGTCACGGTGGACGAGGAGGCCCGCGCACGCGTCGCACGCGGGCGCCGTCTCTTCGACGCGCTGCGCCGCGGACCCGGTGGCGGGGACCGCCGGATCTACGGAGCCGACACCGGCTTCGGCGCCCTCGTCGGCTACGCCGGCCGCGCCGACGACGCCGATCAGTGCGACAACACCCTGGCGCACCTCGGCGCCGGCCAGGGCCCCGACCTGCCGCCCGAGATCGTCCGCGCCGCCCTGCTGCTGCGCACCCGCTCCCTCGCCTCGGGACTGTCGGGCGTCTCGACCGACGTGGTCGACCGGCTCGCGGCGATGTTCGCCACCACCTTCACGCCCGCCGTCCCCCGCTACGGTTCCGTCGGCGCGAGCGGCGACCTCATCCCGCTCGCCTACGCCACACAGGCACTGCGCGGCCGGGGCCACGCCTACCTGGACGGCACCCGGATGCCGGCCGGCGACGCGCTGACCGCCGCGGGACTGAGCCCCCTGACCCTGGACGGACGCGACGCGCTCGCCCTGGTCAACGGCACCTCCGTCACCACCGCGGCCCTCGCGCTGGCCCTCGACTCCGTCCGCGCCGCCCACCGCTCGCTCACCGCGCTCACCTGCCTGCTGACCGACCTCCTCGGCTGCGACACCGGCTTCCTCGACGCCGGCCTGCTGCGGGCCTACGGCCACCCCGGCGCCGTCGAGGCGGGCGGCCGGATGCGGCACACCCTGGAGGGCGCCGTGCCCTCGGGCACCCGGCCGTTGCAGGAGCCGTACAGCATCCGGTGCGCCCCGCAGTTGCTCGGCGCCGCCGAGGACGCACTGCGCTACGTCGACGGCGTCGTCGCCGCCGACCTCGACGGGGTCAGCGACAACCCCCTGTTCATTCCGGGCACGGGCACGGGCACGGGCACGGACGCCGGCACGGGCACCGGCATCGATCGCGACGACGAAGCGGGGAGGGCCGTGCACGGCGGAAACTTCTTCGGGCAGCCCGCCGCGTTCGCCGCCGACCTGCTCGCCTCCGTCACCGCCCAGCTGGGCAACCTCGCCGAACGCCAGCTCGATCTCCTGGTCGACCCGGCCCGCAACGGCGGCCTGCCACCGATGCTCGCCACCGAACCCGGAGCGCAGCACGGTCTGCAGGGCGTGCAGCTGGCCACCACCGCGTTCGTGGCGGAGATCCGCCGCGCCGCGACCCCGGCCGGCATGCAGAGCCTGCCGACGAACCTGCACAACCAGGACGTCGTCCCCTTCGGTACGCAGGCGGCCCTGCGCGCCCACGACTCGGCCGAGCTGCTCGGCCTGCTGTGCGGGTCGCTCGCCCTCGGCCTGCGCCAGGCCGCCCACGTCGGAGCCCGCCGCACCACCGCGCCCCGGTGCGGGGAACTCCTGACCGTCCTCGCCGACGCGATCCCCCCGGTCGACCCCGACCGTCCGCTGGCCGCGGACGTCCGCGCCGCCGCCCGCCTGCTGGTCAGGTACGTCCGGCCCTGA
- a CDS encoding sensor histidine kinase gives MSAASERDAVRRARRRIAVLTGVIITLLVTVVGGVADTVMTRAQSDQVWRELRYGAERGDLSSPPVCTWLFARGATALPNAPAGFPVEADMRQVRRTRETVERTVRRDDTRYLVRTQVRADGRVVQAVLDLRFQLADRRHLWFALAVAEVVGLLAAAVTGVVLGRLAVSPLAEALARQRRFVTDASHELRTPVTQAYTRAQLLARQAAAHGMPARHREGLARLVGSVGRLGEVLDDLLLSASLAAGPARPSDHRPVDLVALARSVVAEEADRVREGRITVVVDGPPHPLFVDGVGSALRRAVGELLSNAVGHTPAGGRIEVVLGGARGTVTLTVANTGAGFEPAEAERLFERFHRGGAAGRYGLGLALLREVVTHHGGTVDATGRPGHGARFTIRLPLGGSPPAAVAPTGRRAVRPGARRVRAGRT, from the coding sequence GTGTCGGCGGCGAGCGAGCGGGACGCCGTCCGCCGGGCCCGCCGGCGCATCGCCGTACTGACCGGCGTCATCATCACCCTGCTGGTCACGGTCGTCGGCGGGGTCGCCGACACCGTCATGACCCGCGCGCAGAGCGACCAGGTGTGGCGGGAACTGCGCTACGGCGCGGAGCGCGGCGACCTGTCCAGTCCGCCGGTGTGCACCTGGCTGTTCGCGCGCGGCGCGACCGCGCTGCCCAACGCTCCGGCGGGCTTCCCCGTGGAGGCCGACATGCGGCAGGTCCGCCGGACCCGCGAGACGGTGGAACGCACCGTCCGACGCGACGACACCCGGTACCTGGTGCGTACCCAGGTCAGGGCGGACGGGCGGGTCGTGCAGGCGGTGCTCGACCTGCGCTTCCAGTTGGCCGACCGCCGGCACCTGTGGTTCGCGCTGGCCGTCGCCGAGGTGGTGGGACTGCTGGCCGCCGCCGTCACCGGGGTGGTGCTCGGGCGGCTCGCCGTGTCCCCGCTGGCCGAGGCGCTCGCCCGGCAGCGCCGGTTCGTCACGGACGCCAGCCACGAACTGCGCACCCCGGTCACCCAGGCGTACACGCGGGCCCAGTTGCTGGCGCGGCAGGCGGCCGCGCACGGTATGCCGGCCCGGCACCGCGAGGGGCTGGCGCGGCTGGTCGGCTCGGTCGGCCGGCTCGGTGAGGTGCTGGACGACCTGCTGCTGTCCGCCAGTCTCGCGGCGGGTCCGGCGCGGCCGTCGGACCACCGGCCGGTCGACCTGGTGGCGCTGGCCCGTTCGGTGGTCGCGGAGGAGGCGGACCGGGTGCGGGAGGGCCGCATCACCGTCGTCGTGGACGGGCCGCCGCACCCCCTGTTCGTCGACGGCGTCGGATCGGCGCTGCGCCGGGCCGTCGGGGAGCTGCTCTCCAACGCCGTCGGGCACACCCCGGCGGGCGGGCGGATCGAGGTCGTGCTGGGAGGGGCCCGCGGCACGGTCACCCTGACCGTCGCGAACACCGGGGCGGGCTTCGAACCCGCCGAGGCGGAGCGGCTCTTCGAACGGTTCCACCGGGGTGGGGCCGCCGGCCGGTACGGGCTGGGGCTCGCGCTGCTGCGGGAGGTCGTCACCCATCACGGCGGGACGGTCGACGCGACCGGGCGGCCCGGGCACGGCGCCCGGTTCACCATCAGGCTCCCGCTGGGCGGTTCCCCGCCCGCCGCCGTCGCGCCGACCGGAAGACGGGCGGTCCGCCCCGGCGCGCGCCGGGTCAGGGCCGGACGTACCTGA
- a CDS encoding response regulator transcription factor produces MTQELARNPWRLLLIEDDRELVVLLCEVLRDEGYAVDVAADGQRGLHLGLTRRYDVFVVDRRLPVLDGLDLLGRLRARAVRTPALMLTAMGTLHDRVDGLDAGADDYLVKPFELDELGARLRALCRRSLEGGDVLPIGSGRLHVARREVESADGERIALAAREFALLWVLASHPDAVHTRAELRRLVFQEAPASSIVDTYVYYLRRKLGRQVVRTVHGLGYRLGAL; encoded by the coding sequence ATGACACAGGAGCTTGCGCGGAATCCGTGGCGGCTGCTGCTCATAGAGGACGACCGGGAACTCGTCGTCCTGCTGTGCGAGGTGTTACGGGACGAGGGGTACGCGGTCGACGTCGCGGCCGACGGCCAACGGGGCCTGCACCTCGGCCTCACCCGGCGCTACGACGTGTTCGTCGTCGACCGGCGGCTGCCGGTGCTGGACGGCCTCGACCTGCTGGGCCGGTTGCGGGCCCGCGCGGTCCGCACACCGGCGCTGATGCTGACCGCCATGGGCACCCTGCACGACCGGGTCGACGGCCTGGACGCCGGGGCCGACGACTATCTCGTGAAACCCTTCGAGCTGGACGAACTCGGCGCCCGGCTGCGGGCCCTGTGCCGGCGTTCACTGGAGGGCGGTGACGTCCTGCCGATCGGTTCGGGGCGTCTGCATGTCGCCCGGCGCGAGGTCGAGTCGGCGGACGGCGAGCGGATCGCGCTCGCGGCGCGGGAGTTCGCCCTGCTGTGGGTGCTCGCCTCGCACCCCGACGCCGTCCACACCCGGGCCGAGCTGCGCCGGCTGGTGTTCCAGGAGGCACCGGCCTCCTCCATCGTCGACACCTACGTCTACTACCTGCGCCGCAAGCTCGGCCGGCAGGTGGTGCGCACGGTGCACGGACTCGGCTACCGGCTGGGTGCGCTGTGA
- the ggt gene encoding gamma-glutamyltransferase, with product MRRPVARNLTVLAVSAAVVVSVGAAAPPTPQSGRADRKTPVAVGYGGAVSSVDQDASAAGIEVLRKGGNAVDAAVATAAALGVTEPYSAGVGGGGYFVYYDARSRTVRTIDGRETAPLTADEKLFTENGEPLAFADAVTSGLAVGTPGTPATWQTALDRWGSRPLSSVLKPAERLARHGFTVDETFRSQTASNEERFRHFPDTAELFLPGGELPVVGSTFKNPDLARTYRELGRKGVGAIYHGALGEDIVAAVNAPPVDPDSGWNARPGDLSAKDLAAYEAKLQAPTKTGYRGLNVYSIAPSSSGGTTVGEALNILERTDLSAADKAGYLHRYIEASRIAFADRGRWVGDPAFEDVPTKELLSQRYADSRECLIMDDAVLTSPLAPGDPRHPAHCAGGGTAAPTTYEGENTTHLTVADKWGNVVAYTLTIEQTGGSGITVPGRGFLLNNELTDFSFAPANPAVHDPNLPGPGKRPRSSIAPTIVLDRHHKPVVALGSPGGATIITTVLQTLTGFLDRGLPLVDAIAAPRASQRNAAQTELEPGLYDSGTRAELEALGHSFKLNPEIGAATAVQRLPNGTWLAAAEKERRGGGSAMVVEPVRQR from the coding sequence ATGCGTCGCCCTGTCGCTCGGAATCTGACGGTCCTGGCGGTTTCGGCCGCCGTGGTGGTGTCGGTGGGGGCGGCCGCGCCGCCCACGCCGCAGAGCGGGCGGGCCGACCGGAAGACCCCGGTCGCCGTCGGCTACGGCGGCGCCGTCTCCAGCGTCGACCAGGACGCCTCCGCCGCCGGTATCGAAGTACTGCGCAAGGGCGGCAACGCCGTCGACGCCGCCGTGGCCACCGCCGCCGCGCTCGGCGTCACCGAGCCCTACTCGGCCGGGGTCGGAGGCGGCGGCTACTTCGTCTACTACGACGCCAGGTCCCGTACCGTGCGCACCATCGACGGCCGCGAGACCGCACCGCTGACCGCGGACGAGAAGCTCTTCACGGAGAACGGCGAGCCGCTCGCCTTCGCCGACGCCGTCACCAGCGGCCTCGCCGTCGGCACGCCGGGCACTCCGGCCACCTGGCAGACCGCGCTGGACCGGTGGGGCAGCCGCCCGCTCTCCTCCGTGCTGAAGCCCGCCGAACGACTGGCCCGGCACGGGTTCACCGTCGACGAGACCTTCCGCTCCCAGACCGCCTCCAACGAAGAGCGCTTCCGCCACTTCCCGGACACCGCCGAGCTGTTTCTGCCGGGCGGCGAACTCCCGGTCGTGGGCTCGACGTTCAAGAATCCCGACCTGGCCCGCACGTACCGGGAGCTGGGCCGCAAGGGCGTCGGCGCGATCTACCACGGCGCACTGGGCGAGGACATCGTCGCCGCCGTCAACGCTCCGCCCGTCGACCCGGACTCCGGCTGGAACGCCCGCCCCGGCGACCTGTCCGCCAAGGACCTCGCGGCCTACGAGGCCAAGCTCCAGGCGCCGACGAAGACCGGCTACCGCGGCCTGAACGTGTACTCCATCGCACCGTCCTCCTCCGGCGGCACCACCGTCGGCGAGGCCCTCAACATCCTGGAGCGCACCGACCTCTCCGCCGCGGACAAGGCCGGCTACCTGCACCGCTACATCGAGGCCAGCCGCATCGCCTTCGCCGACCGGGGCCGCTGGGTCGGCGACCCCGCCTTCGAGGACGTACCCACGAAGGAGCTGCTGTCCCAGCGGTACGCCGACTCCCGTGAGTGCCTGATCATGGACGACGCGGTGCTCACCAGCCCGCTCGCCCCCGGCGACCCGCGGCACCCGGCCCACTGCGCGGGCGGCGGGACGGCGGCGCCGACGACGTACGAGGGCGAGAACACCACGCACCTCACGGTGGCCGACAAGTGGGGCAACGTCGTCGCCTACACGCTCACCATCGAGCAGACCGGCGGCAGCGGCATCACCGTGCCGGGGCGCGGCTTCCTGCTCAACAACGAGCTGACGGACTTCTCCTTCGCCCCGGCCAACCCGGCGGTCCACGATCCCAACCTGCCCGGTCCCGGCAAGCGCCCCCGCTCCTCGATCGCGCCGACGATCGTCCTGGACCGCCACCACAAGCCGGTCGTGGCGCTCGGTTCGCCCGGCGGCGCCACCATCATCACCACCGTGCTCCAGACGCTCACCGGCTTCCTCGACCGCGGACTCCCGCTCGTCGACGCGATCGCCGCCCCGCGCGCCAGCCAGCGCAACGCCGCGCAGACCGAACTCGAACCCGGCCTCTACGACAGCGGCACACGGGCGGAGTTGGAGGCCCTCGGGCACTCCTTCAAGCTCAACCCCGAGATCGGCGCCGCGACCGCCGTGCAACGGCTGCCGAACGGCACGTGGCTGGCCGCGGCCGAGAAGGAACGGCGCGGCGGCGGCTCGGCGATGGTGGTCGAGCCGGTGCGGCAGCGGTAG